CTGATTACACAGGTGATCCTtgcttctgctttccttcctgtGGGAGAGgagctcctgctctttctcaccAGGTCCCGGATGTTACAGAAGGGGAAGTGGGCACTGTGACCGCAGGGGGAGAGGTTGGAGGAGGACacaggggcaggggtgaggatgGGGGAGCCTGCCCCCACAGCCCCAAAGTTCGGGAAGGAGAGTTGAGGGACATGTGGGCTGCTCTAGGGAACTCTGCCTATTTCCTGTTCAGTAAGTACCAGAAACAAGTAAAGACTCCggatttctttcttccctctgaaattgtgaaaataaaatcctGTCACTGCAGCGGAGGTGCTGGGCACAGGGCCTGAGACTTTGGAGGCGCTGCAGCAGCAGCCCTGAGTGGGGAGCAAGGAGCCGGGAGGGGGGGCATTTCCTGAGACAAGGAAGCCAGAGATGGTGGAGGACACAGGTGCCCAGCACAGGTCAGTGCGGAGTGGGACCCCCCACTCAGAGGCCGGTGGGActggagggcagggatggggctGAGCAGAAGGCATGGGGCGGGGAGACTTCCCTGGGCATCAGCGGTGTCACTGGTCACTGAAGGCCACGGGGCAGGGGCCCCAGAGAGAGGAGGACACAGGAGATGGGAAGGGTCCTGCCCAAAAGCTCAGAAACCCCACCCTGTGACTGAAGAGCAGCCCTGGGAGGACAGCTGAGGAGTCTGGGAGGGCGACAGGTGGGCGGGGGATCCAGGACAGGGTCCGTCAGGGAATCTGAGGTCACAGGTGgctggagcagggaaggggagtcAATGGTGTCACCTGCAGGTCACTTCCAGGTGCTCTAGAGGTCCCGGTAAGGCGACCCAAATGACGGCTTAGGCGTGGAGAGGGGCAGCACAGAGACCTGGTGAGGGCTGCAGGGGAGGAGCCAGCAGGGTCAGGGGGAAGAGCCAGAGAGAAGAATGCAGGAGATGACATGTCCCAGAGAAGGGCCTTGGAGCATAGGGAAAAGTCCTAACTGAGCCCCGAGGAGCTCGTACAGACCAGGGGGAGAGCGGGGCCGTAAGGGGTTGACACGTAGCTGAGGCTGAGCAGTCCTGGAACAGGTTTGTACAAATTATTTACTCAGTTTCCCCAATGATCTACCCCTGTGTGTGTCTCACGGTGACCTTGTGTGGAACGATTTAGCACAGAAATAACTGACGGTGGATCCATCCAGTCCCTGCTCAGAGCCTCAGAGGTGGAGGAGGCAGGACCCGAGCTGCAGGCGTCACGCTCACGAGACAGGTGTCCCCAGAGGGCAGGATTCTCCTGCTTCTTCCCATTAAATCACAActgtggcctggcctggcctgccgACCTCACTGTAGACAGTGGTGAGAGGGCTCTCGTCTTCTAGATCAGGGGCTCCCCTACCCTGGAATGCAGACAGAGGGCTCCTGGAGCAGCTGAGGGACAGAGCCGCCCAGAGGGACCCACACAGACCCTGTGCTGCTGACATGACCTTCCCAAGGGCCCAGCACTTCACCGGCCCAAGGAGAAATTTCTTAGTGAATATTGCGTCGTCTGGAAAGGGTTACCGAGGCATCCAGGCCAGATCGTGCAGATGACTGGGTTGACAGACACACACCCAGGAACAGAGGGACTGGGGAGAACccaggctgccccctcccccagcctcacctTGTCCCTCCTGTCTCCAGACTCCGGCTGGCTCAGCTCTGCATACAGTATGTCAGCATCCgggtccctgtgcccctcctgcgATCCTGCACCTGAGTCACGCACAGACGGAGCTGGAGTCTGAGCCTGGAGACCTGGACCCTCCCCCGCCATGACCCTACGGCCATGGCCACACCTGCCAGCCTCCTGCAGGACATTCCCTGAGCTGCAAAATGCAGGAGAGAGCAAGCTCCaggaagagtgggggagggaggggtctggGCTCAGGAAGGAAAAGTGCAACCTGCCTCTCCCAGGCTCCACGTTCTTCTTCTCCCCACGTCTCTTCCAAAGGTACAGTCCAGCTCCCAGGATCAGCAGCACGATCGCAACAGCCACCAGGATGCCTGGCAGAGGGTCAGCAGTGGTCTGTCCTGTTAGAAATGTTTCCATGGCacagagggagtgaggaaggtTAAGGCAAGAGAGCCGTGAAGACGCCCGTGGCCGCACACACGGAGACGTCAGAAGGAATCTGGTCAGAAGCTGAAGAGGGAGGACCACGGCAGGTGCTTTCCGTCAGCCATGCCCGAGCTCCTGCTTGGGGCCGGGGTGCTGAGAGGAACGGAACATGGTGCCCGCCCTTGAGGAGCCCCTCAGCGGGGGGGAGGGCTGAGAACACGCCAGAGGCAGCCAGCCAGAGCCATTCCAGGGCACGAGAGCTTTACAGCTTGCACCCAGGTCTTCAGggagggcctcctggaggaggtgatggagAAACCTGGTCTTCAGGGAGGAGTAGGAGATTACCCTATATTCAGGGTTGGGGGACATTCCAGGAAGGAGAGCCATGAACAGGAATGGCTGTGTCAACTCTCCAGGGAAGAGGAACCAGGCAGGGGGAGCCGGGTAGGAGGACGAGTGGGAGGCAGGAGCCTCTCTCCAGAGGGTCCAGTGGGTCACTGAGCCATGAGCTTCCTCTGGGATCAGAGATGCTGAGGCAGCAGGTTCCCCCACAgctggtggaggagggggtggagggatgagggGGCAGGCGGGGACCCAGGTCATCATTCATCCAGGGACACACTGACTGTGAGCAGACTACCCGAGGCCGAGGGTGGGACAGGCATACAAAGGAGAAGCAGAGGCGGCCCCTGTCCTCAAGGTGTTCAGGCTGCAGAGGACACTAATTCTGGCCCAGAGCATCAGCTCTCCGTGTGGGGCCACTGACCGCTCCTTGGAGGAGACGAAGTGTGAGGGCAGGACAGCGGCAGCTCCTGCAGGGCCCTGAGCCATCGAGGCTGAGGAGCCCCTGTGCAAACTCTCTGAATGCTGGAACTGCACCCAGCAGCCGTCCTGTGGGACTGCAGGGGTCACGGGCCCCGGAGCAGCTGCAGTGAAGGGGTCCCTGGACGGGAGTAAGTGGGGGAATGGAGGACCCCTGACTTGGAAGGGCTGAGGGCAGAGGTAGGGGCCTGAGCAGAGGCTGGAAGCTGAGGAGAGCAGGACACACCTGGGAACGCAAGCAAGCTGGTGGGTGTGAAGTGTATTCCTGAGGCCAGAATTGGGCAGAGGAGACCCGAGCCCTGCGTCCTTCAGGGAGTTCCTGGCTCAGGCCCCTCAGAGGGCACAGACCCCTGACACCTCCAACTCGCTCTTCCTGGCGTCTTGGACGGGGTGACCAGGTGGTAGGTGATAACTAAAACATGGTGGGACAGGAGCCGGGAACCCTCACCCAGGGCTGCATGAGCTCGAGGagagcccctcccctctggcagcatGCACTCACTGTGGCCACAGACATCCCCAAGGCCCCGGGTGGCAGTTTTCTGGTCCACCTGGTTGCTGACCACACAGGTGAGGCTGGCGTGGGGCTGGCTCAGGGGCAGGGTCACAGCCAGGGTCCAGGGGTTGGGGGCTGGTCCCACGGACGGTCTCTGCTCCAGCTCCCTGGGGAGGCCCTCACTCTCCCAGGACACTGTCAGGTTCTCCCTGGTTCCCGTGGTGTCACACTCCACGGTGACGTTGCACCAGCCTGGTGTGAGGGACGGAACCGTGGCCCGGATCTCGGGACGGGGCACAGGCTCTGTGGTGGGAGAGACAAGAGGACAGAGGCTCACGTGAGTGGCGAACATCACATCTCCTGCTTTCTCCTGCGCATTCTCCCTGATGCTCTGGCTTCCTCCCCAGAAGGATGGTGCCTGCGTTTTACAGATAACTCAGAACTGACGCAAATATACAGCAGGTGCCAAAAAAGAAGGGAGACCCTGACCTGAACTCTATGTGTTTTCAGTAGACAGAACAATTCTTAAAAATCTCccctgaaaaaataaatggtagcGCCCCATCCCAAACCCAATTAATAGTAAGAAATGGGCTTCCCCTAGAAGAAGGAGAATTTGGGACTGGATTTGTCCCTGTCCAGGCCCCagtcctgcttctcctgctcGAGTGGTGCCTGGGACTGCACACCCCATGTAGGAGATGGTCACTGGCCGGCTCTGGGAGCCTGGATGTGGACCGTGGGCTCCTACCAGGAGAGACTCTAATGCAGGACACATTGGTGCCCCTAAGATTGGCCAccaccagtgtggctggaacatgCACTGAACTTGGGGTCTACACATGAACACAAGGGACAGACCGACAGTCAGTCTGGGGAATCTCGTAGACCTGAGCGGCACAGGCCACTCTCTCTGGAGCAGGACGTCTCCCTGTGCAGGGGggagtgcagggagagagagctgCTCACTGAGCTTCTGAGGAAGGGCTGACCTGTGAACGTATCCTATGTCTGTGGAGGGTTAGAGCCGGACCCGTGAGTCTGAGTGAGCTGCCTCGGGCTGGGGTGGAGAAGGACAGGGGACGGGGCAGGGAGAACCACACGTGGGCTTTCACATCCTGCATGGTGACGAGTGTCCCCAACCATGGCCATGTGCTGACGCTCAGAACCTGCAGGTGTCTTAGGTTCCATGACAAAGGGAAACAGGCTGCTAACCAGCTGACCCTAAACCAGAGAAGGTCTGGATTCCCAGATGGGCCCCATGTGATCACAGGTCCTCGCaagtggagggaggcaggagaggaggagggagggacgcAGGGCCAGAGGGACTCATCCCTCCAGTGCCGGCtgtgaagggggaggaagggccaCGAGCCAGGGGTGTGGGCGCCACTAGAAGGAGGGACAGGAACAGAAGTGGATTCACCCCGGAGCCTCCAGAGAGGAGCAGCTCTGCCAACATGTGGAGCTCATGGCCGAGGCTCTGGGGTCTCTGTCCTGCCCTACAGCCCAGGAGGACCCTCAGGTAGTGGTGTGGTCAGCCCCTGTGGGTCAGTCACCTGTTACAGCAGCACTAGACAGCTGACAGTCACACTGAGCACCCTGAGTCATATGGGGACAGTGAGTGTTATGGCCAAGTCCCCATTTCCCCCCGTTCCGTGTTCCTCTCCTGAGGCACAGAAGTGATTCATCCCCGGTGAGAACCTCAGCTTTGCCTGCATTTGTGCTGAACACACGGCATCTAGTTTCAGGGGAGAAGATCAAGTCTGAAGGCTGCGGTCTGGAAGGGATCCTGCCATCGGGGTGCGTGGACACTCCAGGGACAGAGGATGGAGGTCTGCTATGGGTCGAGGGGAGGGGCCGCCACATACCATAGACCGTCAGGTGGAAATCCTGGTCACCTTCTGTTCCGTTACTGTAGCTGACTCGAGCCCGGTACAGCCCGCTGTCCCCAAGGGTCAGGTCATCAATCCTCAGGGTCGTTGTGTTGGGCACATGGACCCTCTTCTCAAACCTGTCCTGGAAGTTGAACCATTTTGGAACATCTGACCCAGGAATGACCTGCAGTATGGCTGTCCAATTGGACCCTAATGCAATGCCCCAAGACATCTTCTCCAGCTCGACTTCTGGAGATAAGTCTGGACTTCTGATCACATGAAACAACACAGAATCTCCTTGCGTCCTCTTCAGAGAATCAGGGATTCCAGAATCCCCCACTCCGGAACCACGGACTCCAGAGCTCTGGGTCAGAGCACCGCAGATACCTAGGGCACAGGACACAGGAAATGTGAGAGGTTTTCGTTAGGGATAAAGGAGGAACCCCCAGAACCATCTGCTTCATGAGATCCGCCCCGTGTGCTCCCCGGACTCTTGGACAGCGGGAGAGAGCCGTGAATGGGGGGCGAGGCTGGGATCCCTCCTGGTCCCAGGGGAGCGTCCCCTTGAACAGGTCCCGCGAACTTGCTCACCTGCGGCGCCCTGACCCCCGACAGTGAGAGCAGGAAGGTCAGGAGAGGTCGGAGCAAAAGCACGAGCCTGTTTTCGGTCCATCCCGAGTGCATTAGTGCAGGAGGCAGCCTGTCACGGGGCTGCAGAGACCCTCCTGCCCACAGGCCGGGCAAGCTCTGCCCCTGGAGTGGGGGCCGCCCCCAGGACTGGCCTCTAAGGAGCAACGTGCCACTCATGGGATGGACGGCCCTCAGGGACAGCAGGTCCTACATGAGGGTGACACCGTCTTGCTGTTACCCTGTGTCCTGCTTGCTGTGACGTTGCTGGTGGCTCTGTTGTGGGCTGCCCTGTGGAGAGGCCCCCATGGGGAGGGATGGACTGcagcctctggccaacagccagggAGGGGTGAGGCCCCAACCAGGCCCACAAAAGCTATACAGGGCTGGGCTGGACAACACTGTTACCAGGTTCCTCCTAGCACGTCGGGACACAAATGCCATGGGTCCCCCTGGCACAGCGCTCCATGCCTCTCATCAGAAATTAAATTGGCCAAAACCTTGATTTTGgtctctcagcctccagaaccatgagacgGTAAGATTCTGTTGTTTAAGGTGCCACACACTGTCTTGTTTCGgccccaggaaactgaggcaggatcCCAGGGAGTGCAACCCCCACCACTCGTGGACCCAGTGAGGGGTCCTGAGGACCCAGGCCTGGGTTCTTGGCTAGCATGTCCATGAGGCGTGAGCTCTGGGTGACACAGACCCAGGTTCAAGGTCCAGATCCGCCCTTTACTGACTGAATGGCCTTGGGCGACTTCCTAAACTGTCTAAGCCTGGAGC
The Ailuropoda melanoleuca isolate Jingjing unplaced genomic scaffold, ASM200744v2 unplaced-scaffold11123, whole genome shotgun sequence genome window above contains:
- the LOC105234449 gene encoding SLAM family member 8-like, with product MSWGIALGSNWTAILQVIPGSDVPKWFNFQDRFEKRVHVPNTTTLRIDDLTLGDSGLYRARVSYSNGTEGDQDFHLTVYEPVPRPEIRATVPSLTPGWCNVTVECDTTGTRENLTVSWESEGLPRELEQRPSVGPAPNPWTLAVTLPLSQPHASLTCVVSNQVDQKTATRGLGDVCGHRQTTADPLPGILVAVAIVLLILGAGLYLWKRRGEKKNVEPGRGAGSQEGHRDPDADILYAELSQPESGDRRDKGRGAPDLEDESPLTTVYSEVGRPGQATVVI